A window from Leifsonia shinshuensis encodes these proteins:
- a CDS encoding 4-(cytidine 5'-diphospho)-2-C-methyl-D-erythritol kinase — MVDGWDVDSVHVRAPGKINVFMRVGAVMEDGYHDVATAYQAVSLYEDVRAYPADGFSVVFGGSIDTSGLPLDDSNLAIKAARLLAKRTGFTGGVHLEIDKHVPVAGGMGGGSADAAAALVACDALWGTDVGREELLALAARLGADVPFALVGGTAIGTGRGDRLSPALATGQFHWVLALPEGQLSTPLVYSELDRHRERHARDIAPAQLTPSVDSAVLQALRAGDPAMLAEALTNDLQAPAIHLVPEIADVIELGEMNGALAGIVSGSGPTVAFLAADLDSALDLQIALSAARVRAVRATGPVHGARILND; from the coding sequence ATGGTGGACGGGTGGGACGTTGACAGCGTGCACGTTCGCGCTCCCGGCAAGATCAACGTCTTCATGCGCGTCGGCGCCGTCATGGAAGACGGCTACCACGACGTCGCCACCGCCTACCAGGCGGTCTCGCTCTACGAGGACGTCCGCGCGTACCCGGCGGACGGCTTCTCGGTGGTCTTCGGCGGCAGCATCGACACGAGCGGCCTTCCGCTCGACGACTCCAACCTGGCGATCAAGGCGGCCCGGCTGCTGGCAAAGCGCACCGGCTTCACCGGCGGCGTGCACCTCGAGATCGACAAGCACGTGCCTGTCGCGGGCGGCATGGGCGGAGGGTCCGCGGATGCGGCCGCCGCTCTCGTCGCGTGCGACGCTCTGTGGGGCACCGACGTCGGCCGCGAGGAACTGCTCGCGCTGGCGGCCCGGCTCGGCGCCGACGTGCCTTTCGCGCTGGTCGGCGGCACCGCCATCGGCACGGGCCGCGGCGACCGGCTGAGCCCGGCCCTCGCGACCGGCCAGTTCCACTGGGTGCTCGCGCTGCCGGAGGGCCAGCTGAGCACCCCTCTGGTCTACAGCGAGCTCGACCGCCACCGGGAACGCCACGCGCGCGACATCGCCCCGGCGCAGCTCACCCCGAGCGTCGACTCCGCGGTGCTGCAGGCCCTGCGCGCCGGCGACCCGGCGATGCTCGCTGAGGCGCTCACCAACGACCTGCAGGCGCCGGCCATCCACCTCGTACCCGAGATCGCCGACGTGATCGAGCTGGGCGAGATGAACGGCGCACTGGCCGGAATCGTGTCCGGATCGGGGCCGACGGTCGCGTTCCTGGCGGCCGACCTCGACTCCGCCCTCGACCTGCAGATCGCCCTCAGCGCGGCGCGGGTGCGCGCGGTGCGCGCCACCGGACCGGTGCACGGGGCGCGCATCCTGAACGACTGA
- a CDS encoding Abi family protein yields the protein MHKPFLSLDAQVTLLAERGLEVGERDRATSELHRLNYYRVSGYGREFQRAPSRGDDSYHPGVSLGRIVELMERDARLRRLLTEALTEIELGVRSRFAYEAGRELGSRAFYLDPAAYLEITPDVASHIAKIERELLRPKLRTVARYRVGDDLSSVPIWVAIEVVSFGALAKMLWYLRTPLPAQRTADALGVQRTGFASAVHSFAVLRNVCAHHGQLWHRPLDVMFGTLPKEKKREPRHEPSSVYSGIVVAKRFLRGMNRLADWDERVSALLDEDAEFRSGILRPEPR from the coding sequence ATGCACAAGCCGTTCCTCTCGCTCGACGCCCAGGTGACGCTCCTCGCCGAGCGTGGCCTCGAGGTCGGCGAACGCGACCGTGCCACGTCGGAATTGCATCGCCTCAACTACTACCGCGTGAGCGGATACGGGCGTGAGTTCCAGCGCGCGCCCTCGCGCGGGGACGACAGCTACCACCCAGGGGTGTCGCTCGGCCGGATCGTCGAGCTCATGGAGCGCGACGCACGTCTGCGCCGGCTGCTGACAGAGGCCCTGACCGAGATCGAGCTCGGTGTGCGGTCACGGTTCGCCTACGAGGCTGGCCGGGAGCTCGGGTCGCGAGCCTTCTACCTCGACCCGGCCGCGTACCTGGAGATCACGCCGGACGTCGCAAGCCACATCGCGAAGATCGAGCGCGAACTCCTTCGGCCGAAGCTCCGCACCGTGGCGCGCTATCGGGTGGGCGACGACCTGTCGTCCGTCCCGATCTGGGTCGCCATCGAAGTCGTCTCGTTCGGCGCGCTCGCCAAGATGCTCTGGTACCTCCGCACGCCGCTGCCCGCCCAGCGGACGGCTGACGCCCTCGGCGTCCAGCGCACAGGTTTCGCGTCCGCGGTCCATAGCTTCGCGGTGCTGCGGAATGTGTGCGCGCATCACGGACAGCTCTGGCATCGGCCGTTGGACGTGATGTTCGGGACGCTGCCGAAGGAGAAGAAGCGAGAGCCTCGCCACGAACCGTCGAGCGTCTACAGCGGCATCGTCGTTGCGAAGCGATTCCTGAGGGGGATGAATCGCCTCGCCGACTGGGATGAGAGGGTCTCTGCGCTCCTCGACGAAGACGCGGAATTCCGGTCGGGCATCCTGCGACCCGAGCCGCGCTGA
- a CDS encoding LuxR C-terminal-related transcriptional regulator, protein MSDQKRAADQRPLFGRDRARETMLLVAHQAREHGGALLVAGEAGLGKTALLADVAQRLEGWTVLRVHADSFESDLAYATVETLVRGLNGMRGSGARAGAASTAIRPPEPGDDPLTVGRFLLDAIDGIDGPVCLIIDDAQWVDEPSARALRFLARRLVDQRFLFTAATRPQPNRITALFDDLASTTTNHARVELTPLTVGDTQELARHILGHPVSRRTATRLTEATQGSPLLLSVLLGQLRETFAQALHPAGWDLPATAITPLSTAISASLEGAPPSVRVAAELVAVLRDPLPLPVVGTIADRLGLDIDVHGAVARGLVLAETRDGVVRVEPTHAILADALAAGVPLHRRVAIHRVAAEVLSGHRALRHRVEAADRTDPTLVDELLTAALAVSDLGQAEQALSYARSAVDLASGAEAERALRELGLIAMRFRMHERILELRPAFEAMPPSPARDAVLVELRTLSQDLPGALALALEFEARPAETPDERAIRAHVAEALPKVLMATGDFPAVLDHLDTARRHIADSPDPAEVADPALRWLAAPLDDLTRLLGWAVISAAHARRPDLFVPLAAELDELVVGHESPAAVDALVSRSRVFILSGDIDRARADLSRANDLVRRFPTSWTAGFARTMYAHILYLVGEWEESVTLADTAVALALDETDLSCWPIALWTSALVRAGRGEAEAVDERLRAAAQADPRITGSYDGDLPYLARAELARALGRPAEQLAAAEQAEAAASRSSTLGWLTYRVDALAALGRAEEARAAYERCAAPGPWRPYYGSLRWLEGRTLEAEGRAPEALAAYRAAVAEPGADRFPFPRAVAALDAGRLAISRGERAAGRALLESAAATFRALGASGYLARCLHLLEEAAVESSAVDPLASLTTRERQVAHALAAGMTNKEIAERLYVSVTTVNFHVRNILSKLGLRSRRDLRTLARRRPVKS, encoded by the coding sequence GTGAGTGACCAGAAGCGGGCCGCGGACCAGCGGCCCCTGTTCGGCAGGGACCGCGCCAGGGAGACGATGCTCCTGGTCGCGCACCAGGCCCGCGAGCACGGGGGTGCTCTGCTGGTCGCCGGAGAGGCGGGCCTCGGCAAGACGGCTCTGCTGGCGGATGTGGCGCAGCGGCTGGAGGGCTGGACGGTGCTGCGCGTCCACGCCGACTCCTTCGAGTCCGACCTCGCGTACGCCACGGTCGAGACCCTGGTCCGCGGGCTCAACGGGATGCGCGGCTCGGGAGCACGCGCGGGCGCCGCATCCACCGCCATCCGTCCGCCCGAGCCCGGGGACGACCCGCTGACCGTCGGGCGCTTCCTGCTCGACGCGATCGACGGGATCGACGGGCCGGTCTGCCTGATCATCGACGACGCCCAGTGGGTGGACGAGCCGTCGGCCCGCGCGCTGCGGTTCCTGGCCCGGCGCCTCGTCGACCAGCGCTTCCTGTTCACGGCGGCCACACGCCCCCAGCCCAACCGGATCACCGCGCTCTTCGACGACCTCGCATCCACCACGACGAACCACGCCCGGGTGGAGCTCACCCCGCTGACCGTGGGTGACACGCAGGAGCTCGCCCGCCACATCCTCGGCCACCCGGTCTCGCGCCGCACGGCGACGCGCCTCACCGAGGCGACGCAGGGCTCGCCGCTGCTGCTCAGCGTGCTGCTGGGCCAGCTGCGGGAGACGTTCGCGCAGGCGCTCCATCCCGCCGGGTGGGATCTGCCCGCCACCGCCATCACGCCGCTCTCGACCGCGATCTCCGCGTCGCTGGAGGGCGCTCCCCCGTCCGTCCGCGTGGCGGCGGAGCTCGTCGCCGTGCTGCGCGACCCCCTCCCGCTGCCGGTCGTCGGCACCATCGCCGACCGCCTGGGACTCGACATCGACGTCCACGGCGCCGTCGCGCGCGGCCTCGTTCTGGCGGAGACCCGGGACGGCGTGGTCCGCGTCGAGCCGACCCACGCCATCCTGGCCGACGCCCTCGCGGCGGGGGTGCCGCTGCACCGCCGGGTCGCCATCCACCGCGTCGCCGCGGAGGTGCTCTCCGGGCACCGCGCGCTGCGCCACCGGGTGGAGGCCGCCGACCGCACCGACCCCACGCTGGTTGACGAGCTGCTCACCGCCGCCCTCGCGGTGTCCGACCTCGGCCAGGCCGAGCAGGCGCTCAGCTACGCCCGGTCCGCGGTGGATCTCGCGTCCGGCGCCGAGGCCGAGCGGGCGCTCCGCGAGCTCGGGCTCATCGCCATGCGGTTCCGGATGCACGAGCGCATCCTGGAGCTGAGGCCCGCCTTCGAGGCGATGCCGCCGTCACCGGCGCGGGATGCCGTGCTGGTCGAACTGCGGACGCTCTCGCAGGACCTGCCCGGCGCCCTCGCCCTCGCGCTCGAGTTCGAGGCGCGCCCCGCCGAGACGCCCGACGAGCGGGCGATCCGCGCGCACGTGGCGGAGGCGCTGCCCAAGGTGCTCATGGCGACCGGCGACTTCCCGGCGGTGCTCGACCACCTCGACACGGCGCGACGGCACATCGCGGACAGCCCGGACCCCGCCGAGGTGGCGGACCCCGCCCTGCGCTGGCTTGCGGCGCCGCTCGACGACCTGACGCGGCTGCTGGGCTGGGCGGTGATCTCGGCGGCGCACGCCCGCCGTCCCGACCTGTTCGTGCCCCTGGCGGCGGAACTCGACGAGCTGGTCGTCGGCCACGAGTCCCCGGCGGCGGTGGATGCGCTGGTCAGCCGCTCCCGCGTCTTCATCCTCAGCGGCGACATCGACCGCGCACGCGCCGACCTGTCGCGGGCGAACGACCTGGTGCGCCGCTTCCCGACCAGCTGGACGGCCGGCTTCGCGCGCACGATGTACGCGCACATCCTGTACCTGGTCGGCGAGTGGGAGGAGTCCGTCACCCTGGCGGACACCGCCGTCGCGCTCGCCCTGGACGAGACGGACCTCTCCTGCTGGCCGATCGCCCTGTGGACGTCGGCGCTGGTGCGGGCCGGACGCGGCGAGGCGGAGGCGGTGGACGAGCGGCTCCGCGCCGCGGCGCAGGCCGACCCGCGGATCACCGGATCGTACGACGGCGACCTGCCCTACCTGGCGCGCGCGGAACTCGCCCGCGCGCTCGGCCGGCCGGCCGAGCAGCTCGCCGCCGCAGAGCAGGCCGAGGCCGCCGCATCCCGCAGCTCGACGCTCGGCTGGCTGACCTACCGGGTGGATGCGCTCGCCGCGCTCGGCAGGGCCGAGGAGGCGCGCGCGGCCTACGAGCGGTGCGCCGCGCCGGGCCCGTGGCGTCCCTACTACGGATCGCTGCGCTGGCTGGAGGGACGGACGCTCGAAGCCGAGGGACGCGCGCCGGAGGCACTCGCCGCGTACCGCGCCGCCGTCGCGGAGCCGGGGGCGGACCGCTTCCCGTTCCCCCGCGCGGTCGCCGCGCTGGACGCGGGACGGCTCGCCATCTCCCGCGGAGAGAGGGCTGCGGGGCGGGCGCTGCTGGAGTCGGCCGCGGCCACGTTCCGGGCGCTCGGCGCCTCCGGGTACCTGGCGCGCTGCCTCCACCTGCTCGAGGAGGCGGCGGTCGAGTCGTCGGCCGTGGACCCGCTCGCCAGCCTCACCACCCGGGAGCGCCAGGTGGCGCACGCGCTCGCCGCCGGCATGACCAACAAGGAGATCGCGGAACGCCTGTACGTCTCGGTGACGACGGTCAACTTCCACGTGCGCAACATCCTCTCCAAGCTGGGCCTGCGGTCGCGGCGCGACCTGCGGACGCTGGCCCGGAGGAGACCCGTCAAGTCTTGA
- a CDS encoding acyl-CoA dehydrogenase family protein translates to MVTHTVVNQAPPRVDVDEFAANPALREGVERYDAGWAAASLGEVGRLVGSESFQRDAELANIHEPQLRAFDRWGERIDEVEYDDGYHRVIAAAVAAGAHTSAWADPRPGANVARAAAFMLFAQVEPGHACPVSMTHAAVPALALSEGLATEWMPRLLSREYDGRLRAGKTSALFGMAMTEKQGGSDVRANTTRALADGDGRWLLTGHKWFCSAPMSDAFLVLAQTASGLSCFLVPRVLEDGDRNVFLIQRLKDKLGNRSNASSEVEFDGTVGYLLGEEGRGVRTILEMVNRTRLDCILGSAAGMRQAVAEAAWHVRHRSAFGARLIDQPAMRAVLADLALESEGATEVALRLARAHDADAPATDAAFRRLATAVTKYWVCKRGPGHAYEALECLGGNGYTEAFPLARRYREQPVMAIWEGSGNVIALDVLRALRREPAAWDAFDAELAHARGRYRTFDAHHDRLRARVASCVAGGAADGAADSSAAAEASVRPLVAAMAVALQASLLIRHASDAVADAFVAARIGPERGSLYGELPPGLDLGALLTRA, encoded by the coding sequence ATGGTCACCCACACCGTCGTGAACCAGGCGCCGCCGCGCGTCGACGTGGACGAGTTCGCGGCGAATCCCGCCCTCCGCGAGGGGGTCGAGCGTTACGACGCCGGGTGGGCCGCGGCGTCGCTCGGCGAGGTGGGGCGGCTGGTGGGGTCGGAGTCGTTCCAGAGGGATGCGGAGCTCGCGAACATCCACGAGCCGCAGTTACGCGCCTTCGACCGGTGGGGCGAGCGGATCGACGAGGTCGAGTACGACGACGGGTACCACCGCGTCATCGCGGCGGCCGTCGCAGCCGGAGCCCACACCTCGGCCTGGGCGGATCCGCGCCCCGGCGCGAACGTCGCGCGCGCCGCCGCGTTCATGCTGTTCGCGCAGGTCGAGCCGGGGCACGCGTGCCCGGTGTCGATGACGCACGCCGCCGTCCCCGCGCTCGCCCTCTCGGAAGGGCTCGCCACCGAGTGGATGCCACGCCTGCTCAGTCGGGAGTACGACGGCCGGCTGCGGGCGGGCAAGACCTCCGCGCTGTTCGGGATGGCGATGACCGAGAAGCAGGGCGGGTCGGATGTGCGCGCCAACACGACCCGCGCGCTCGCCGACGGCGACGGTCGCTGGCTGCTCACCGGGCACAAGTGGTTCTGCTCGGCTCCGATGTCGGACGCGTTCCTCGTGCTCGCGCAGACCGCGAGCGGTCTGTCGTGCTTCCTGGTCCCTCGCGTGCTGGAGGACGGCGACCGGAACGTGTTCCTCATCCAGCGCCTCAAGGACAAGCTCGGCAACCGGTCCAACGCCTCCAGCGAGGTGGAGTTCGACGGGACCGTCGGGTACCTGCTGGGGGAGGAGGGACGCGGTGTGCGCACCATCCTCGAGATGGTCAACCGCACGCGGCTCGACTGCATCCTGGGCAGCGCGGCGGGGATGCGTCAGGCCGTCGCCGAGGCCGCGTGGCACGTGCGGCACCGTTCGGCGTTCGGCGCCCGGCTGATCGATCAGCCGGCGATGAGGGCGGTGCTCGCCGACCTCGCGCTGGAGTCCGAGGGGGCGACCGAGGTGGCCCTCCGTCTGGCGCGCGCCCACGACGCGGACGCGCCGGCGACGGATGCCGCCTTCCGGCGCCTGGCGACCGCGGTCACCAAGTACTGGGTCTGCAAGCGCGGGCCGGGCCACGCCTACGAGGCGCTGGAGTGCCTCGGCGGGAACGGCTACACCGAGGCGTTCCCGCTGGCCCGGCGGTACCGGGAGCAGCCGGTGATGGCGATCTGGGAGGGCTCGGGCAACGTGATCGCCCTGGATGTGCTGCGCGCGCTCCGCCGCGAGCCGGCGGCTTGGGACGCCTTCGACGCCGAGCTGGCACACGCCCGCGGGCGGTACCGCACCTTCGACGCGCACCACGACCGGCTGCGCGCGCGGGTGGCGTCATGCGTGGCGGGCGGCGCCGCCGACGGCGCGGCCGACTCGTCCGCCGCCGCCGAGGCCTCGGTGCGCCCGCTGGTCGCGGCGATGGCCGTCGCGCTGCAGGCGTCCCTGCTGATCCGTCACGCGTCGGACGCCGTCGCCGACGCCTTCGTCGCCGCACGCATCGGCCCCGAGCGCGGCTCCCTCTACGGCGAGCTCCCACCCGGCCTCGACCTCGGGGCTCTCCTCACCCGCGCCTGA
- a CDS encoding ABC-F family ATP-binding cassette domain-containing protein has product MAHLLGAEALHLEYPTRTVFDSVTLGISEGDRIGVVGRNGDGKSTLLQLLAGRLEPDSGRVTRRRGVTVGMLDQRDELPPQLTVGHAIVGDREEYLWAGDPRVRDVLAGLVSDIRWDATIGELSGGQRRRVALAALLVHDHDILFLDEPTNHLDLEGVAWLAQHLKGRWPTGSGALVVVTHDRWFLDEVSTATWEVHDGIVEPFEGGYAAYVLQRVERDRMASVAETKRQNLMRKELAWLRRGAPARTSKPKFRMDAAAVLIADEPPPRDTVELTTLATSRLGKDVVDLLDVSVSYPPKTVLRDVEWRIAPGERTGILGVNGAGKSTLLGLVAGTVEPDSGRVKRGKTVRIATLTQQLSELDDIADERVSAVVAGKKSTYLAGGKEVSPGQLLERLGFSNAQLSTPVKDLSGGQKRRLQLLLILLDEPNVLILDEPTNDLDTDMLAAMEDLLDSWPGTLLVVSHDRYLLERVTDQQYAVMDGRLRHLPGGVDEYLRLRRAQSAQEASSDAAGASPSAGTPAAPALSGAALRSAEKELSALDRRLARVTDQVAAKHEELARHDQSDYVGLGRLTEELRTLEGEIADLETRWLELSEQLEG; this is encoded by the coding sequence ATGGCTCACCTGCTCGGCGCGGAAGCGCTGCACCTGGAGTATCCGACGCGCACCGTGTTCGACTCCGTCACCCTCGGCATCTCGGAGGGCGACCGCATCGGCGTCGTCGGCCGCAACGGCGACGGCAAGTCGACCCTCCTGCAGCTGCTGGCGGGCCGGCTGGAGCCCGATTCCGGCCGCGTCACCCGGCGCCGCGGCGTCACGGTCGGGATGCTCGACCAGCGCGACGAGCTGCCGCCGCAGCTGACCGTGGGCCACGCCATCGTCGGCGACCGGGAGGAGTACCTGTGGGCCGGCGACCCCCGGGTGCGCGACGTGCTGGCCGGGCTCGTGTCGGACATCCGGTGGGATGCGACGATCGGCGAGCTCTCCGGTGGCCAGCGCCGCCGGGTCGCCCTGGCCGCGCTGCTGGTGCACGACCACGACATCCTGTTTCTCGACGAGCCCACCAACCACCTCGACCTGGAGGGCGTCGCCTGGCTCGCCCAGCACCTCAAGGGCCGCTGGCCCACCGGCTCGGGCGCGCTCGTCGTGGTGACGCACGACCGGTGGTTCCTCGACGAGGTGTCGACGGCCACGTGGGAGGTGCACGACGGCATCGTCGAACCGTTCGAGGGCGGCTACGCCGCGTACGTGCTGCAGCGGGTGGAGCGCGACCGGATGGCGTCGGTCGCCGAGACGAAGCGGCAGAACCTGATGCGGAAGGAGCTCGCCTGGCTGCGCCGGGGCGCGCCCGCCCGCACCTCCAAGCCGAAGTTCCGGATGGATGCGGCGGCCGTGCTGATCGCCGACGAGCCGCCGCCGCGCGACACGGTCGAGCTGACCACGCTCGCCACCTCCCGGCTCGGAAAGGACGTGGTGGACCTGCTCGACGTGTCCGTCTCCTACCCGCCCAAGACCGTGCTGCGCGATGTGGAGTGGCGGATCGCCCCCGGCGAGCGCACCGGCATCCTGGGCGTGAACGGCGCCGGAAAGTCCACCCTGCTGGGCCTCGTCGCCGGAACCGTCGAGCCGGACTCCGGCCGGGTGAAGCGCGGCAAGACGGTCCGCATCGCCACGCTGACGCAGCAGCTCAGCGAGCTGGACGACATCGCCGACGAGCGCGTGAGCGCCGTCGTGGCGGGCAAGAAGTCCACCTACCTGGCCGGCGGCAAGGAGGTGTCGCCCGGGCAGCTGCTGGAGCGCCTGGGCTTCTCGAACGCGCAGCTCTCGACCCCGGTGAAGGACCTGTCGGGCGGTCAGAAGCGCCGCCTCCAGCTGCTCCTCATCCTGCTCGACGAGCCGAACGTGCTCATCCTGGACGAGCCGACGAACGACCTCGACACCGACATGCTGGCGGCGATGGAGGACCTGCTCGACTCCTGGCCGGGCACCCTGCTGGTCGTCTCGCACGACCGGTACCTGCTCGAGCGGGTCACCGACCAGCAGTACGCGGTGATGGATGGGCGGCTGCGGCACCTGCCCGGCGGCGTCGACGAGTACCTGCGGCTGCGGCGGGCGCAGAGCGCGCAGGAGGCGTCCAGCGACGCGGCCGGTGCCTCGCCGTCGGCCGGCACACCCGCAGCACCCGCCTTGTCGGGCGCGGCCCTTCGCTCGGCCGAGAAGGAGCTGTCCGCCCTCGACCGGCGGCTCGCCAGGGTCACCGACCAGGTGGCGGCGAAGCACGAGGAGCTGGCGCGGCACGACCAGAGCGACTACGTCGGCCTCGGCCGGCTGACCGAGGAGCTGCGCACCCTGGAGGGCGAGATCGCCGACCTCGAGACGCGGTGGCTGGAGCTCTCCGAGCAACTGGAGGGCTGA
- a CDS encoding glycosyltransferase, whose protein sequence is MRLSRLKRLPSRAKRAARYEIHAHWRRQPIVRGAVLYESFSGNGMLDNPEAVFRELLASPDLGHLTHIWALSDLRQYRAAVEEFAGDDRVSFVRYGSSAYYRALATSQYLVNNATFPPDFSKRPGQVYLNTWHGTPLKRMGYDIADGALGTANIIRNFVQADYLLSANPFMSEQMYETGYKLTGVYRGTLVEEGYPRIDRQFLDDRGREEVRRRLVAAGIPLGDRQVILYAPTWKGQVFGRPEDDLDALLAHIGQIEERIDTSRYAVLLKTHQSVHALAAHRPELARMLVPNEIPTNLVLGATDMLISDYSSIFFDFLQTGRPIVFFTPDLADYAGTRGLYFEPDEWPGPVLMSAREVGDALHAIAEAGGALPADSADRYRSMQERFTPYEDGSASARIVDIVFRGNRDGYRLRSDLADDGRQKILLYLGGMRPNGITTSALNLLNNIDHDRFDVSAFFAQSRSQVIIGKQRQIHPSVRQFPRVGGMNGAKLVHLARHLDFRRGRIAQHADIPAQNRLWDDEWYRCFGESRFDYVVDFSGYGPFWATLLLHSPDAQRAIWLHNDLAADAHREVNGEKRMLHSLTQIFTLYRQYDHLVSVSPTLSEINRDALAEYAPPEKFVSALNTVDAEHILENAAADLHELTFDEETGSIPDWAELLLADDDVTTFVNVGRLSPEKNQTRLIRAFAAVHAENPRTRLVVVGSGPLAGGLEALVAELGLQGSVFLTGMQRNPHAIMAKADCFVLSSDYEGQPMVLLEALVLQLPIITVEFASAKNALPAGSGMVVPQTVDGVADGMRAFLRGDVPDSHFDYHAYNRKAVAQFYAAIGA, encoded by the coding sequence ATGAGACTCTCCCGACTGAAGCGACTGCCGTCCCGGGCCAAGCGTGCCGCGCGTTACGAGATCCACGCGCACTGGCGGCGGCAGCCGATCGTGCGGGGCGCCGTGCTGTACGAGTCGTTCTCGGGCAACGGCATGCTGGACAACCCGGAGGCGGTCTTCCGCGAGCTGCTCGCCTCCCCCGACCTCGGTCACCTCACCCACATCTGGGCGCTGTCCGACCTGCGCCAGTACCGGGCAGCGGTCGAGGAGTTCGCCGGCGACGACCGCGTGAGCTTCGTGCGCTACGGCTCCTCGGCTTACTACCGCGCCCTCGCGACCAGCCAGTACCTCGTCAACAATGCGACGTTCCCGCCCGACTTCTCGAAGCGCCCGGGGCAGGTGTACCTCAACACCTGGCACGGCACCCCGCTGAAGCGGATGGGGTACGACATCGCCGACGGCGCGCTCGGCACGGCCAACATCATCCGGAACTTCGTCCAGGCGGACTACCTGCTCTCCGCGAACCCGTTCATGTCGGAGCAGATGTACGAGACCGGCTACAAGCTCACCGGCGTCTACCGCGGCACCCTCGTCGAGGAGGGCTACCCGCGCATCGACCGGCAGTTCCTCGACGACCGCGGGCGCGAGGAGGTGCGCCGCCGGCTCGTCGCCGCGGGCATCCCGCTCGGCGACCGCCAGGTCATCCTGTACGCGCCCACCTGGAAGGGCCAGGTCTTCGGCCGGCCCGAGGACGACCTGGATGCGCTGCTCGCGCACATCGGCCAGATCGAGGAGCGCATCGACACCAGCCGCTACGCCGTGCTGCTGAAGACGCACCAGTCCGTGCACGCGCTCGCGGCGCACCGCCCGGAGCTCGCGCGGATGCTCGTGCCGAACGAGATCCCGACGAACCTCGTGCTCGGCGCGACGGACATGCTGATCTCGGACTACTCGAGCATCTTCTTCGACTTCCTCCAGACCGGCCGGCCGATCGTGTTCTTCACGCCCGATCTGGCCGACTACGCGGGCACCCGCGGTCTGTACTTCGAGCCGGACGAGTGGCCCGGTCCCGTGCTCATGTCGGCCCGCGAGGTGGGCGACGCCCTGCACGCGATCGCCGAGGCCGGTGGCGCACTGCCGGCCGATTCGGCCGACCGCTACCGGTCGATGCAGGAGCGGTTCACGCCCTACGAGGACGGGTCGGCATCCGCCCGCATCGTCGACATCGTGTTCCGGGGCAACCGGGACGGCTACCGCCTGCGCAGCGACCTCGCCGACGACGGCCGGCAGAAGATCCTGCTCTACCTGGGCGGCATGCGCCCCAATGGCATCACGACCTCCGCGCTGAACCTGCTCAACAACATCGACCACGACCGCTTCGACGTGTCGGCGTTCTTCGCCCAGAGCCGGTCGCAGGTCATCATCGGGAAGCAGCGCCAGATCCATCCCTCGGTCCGCCAGTTCCCGCGGGTCGGCGGGATGAACGGCGCCAAGCTCGTGCACCTGGCCCGCCACCTCGACTTCCGGCGCGGGCGCATCGCCCAGCACGCCGACATCCCGGCGCAGAACCGGCTGTGGGATGACGAGTGGTACCGCTGCTTCGGGGAGAGCCGCTTCGACTACGTGGTCGACTTCTCCGGCTACGGACCCTTCTGGGCGACGCTGCTGCTCCACTCCCCCGACGCGCAGCGGGCGATCTGGCTGCACAACGACCTGGCGGCGGACGCGCACCGCGAGGTGAACGGCGAGAAGCGGATGCTGCACAGCCTCACGCAGATCTTCACGCTGTACCGGCAGTACGACCACCTGGTCTCCGTGTCGCCCACCCTGTCGGAGATCAACCGCGACGCCCTGGCGGAGTACGCGCCGCCGGAGAAGTTCGTGTCGGCCCTCAACACGGTCGACGCCGAGCACATCCTGGAGAACGCGGCCGCCGACCTGCACGAGCTCACCTTCGACGAGGAGACCGGCAGCATCCCGGACTGGGCGGAGCTGCTGCTCGCCGACGACGACGTCACGACGTTCGTCAACGTCGGCCGGCTCTCGCCGGAGAAGAACCAGACCCGGCTCATCCGGGCGTTCGCGGCCGTGCACGCCGAGAACCCGCGCACCCGGCTGGTCGTCGTCGGCTCGGGCCCGCTGGCCGGCGGCCTGGAGGCGCTGGTGGCCGAGCTGGGGCTGCAGGGGTCCGTCTTCCTCACCGGGATGCAGCGCAACCCGCACGCGATCATGGCCAAGGCGGACTGCTTCGTGCTCTCCAGCGACTACGAGGGCCAGCCGATGGTGCTCCTGGAGGCGCTGGTGCTGCAGCTGCCCATCATCACGGTCGAGTTCGCCTCCGCGAAGAACGCACTGCCCGCGGGAAGCGGGATGGTCGTGCCGCAGACGGTCGACGGCGTCGCCGACGGCATGCGCGCGTTCTTGCGCGGCGACGTCCCCGACAGCCACTTCGACTACCACGCCTACAACCGCAAGGCCGTCGCCCAGTTCTACGCCGCCATCGGCGCCTGA